In one window of Lynx canadensis isolate LIC74 chromosome B3, mLynCan4.pri.v2, whole genome shotgun sequence DNA:
- the TMEM253 gene encoding transmembrane protein 253 — MEERAAQREQERPSVRLEKLQHWARHRQSGHLLVLAVSQLWLAVAVMPFAVSVACLNSACHMATALPLVPGALGLLTGMVTLELRRSPRLWKVQAMMILNIFNLILGFIVVVVEVMKTALGPAPTAPSQLAGLLVVELSAETFTLGGVLLSAHSLFLLSQRKPGCCRTQSLHYQELQEGLSELEEVADLENGPTVASTANGTNE; from the exons ATGGAGGAGAGAGCTGCTCAGCGGGAACAGGAGAGACCCAGTGTTCGTCTGGAAAAGCTACAGCACTGGGCAAGGCACAGGCAGAGTGGGCACCTCTTGGTGCTGGCG GTGAGCCAGCTATGGCTGGCTGTGGCTGTGATGCCCTTTGCTGTCTCTGTTGCCTGCCTGAATTCTGCTTGTCACATGGCCACGGCGCTGCCACTTGTGCCTGGAGCTTTG GGTCTCCTCACTGGGATGGTTACCCTTGAGCTGCGCAGATCACCCCGCCTCTGGAAg GTGCAGGCCATGATGATACTCAACATCTTCAATCTGATCTTGGGCTTCATCGTGGTGGTGGTCGAGGTGATGAAGACAGCCTTGGGGCCTGCCCCAACTGCCCCCTCCCAG CTGGCTGGCTTGCTGGTGGTGGAGCTCAGCGCTGAGACCTTCACCTTAGGGGGAGTGCTCCTCTCAGCACACTCCCTATTCCTGCTGAGCCAGAGGAAGCCAGGATGCTGCCGGACCCAGAGTCTGCACTACCAGGAGCTGCAGGAG GGTCTCTCTGAGTTGGAGGAAGTTGCTGATTTGGAGAATGGCCCCACGGTGGCTAGCACAGCAAATGGAACAAATGAGTGA